One segment of Meriones unguiculatus strain TT.TT164.6M chromosome X, Bangor_MerUng_6.1, whole genome shotgun sequence DNA contains the following:
- the LOC132650036 gene encoding mortality factor 4-like protein 2 isoform X1, whose translation MSSRKQASETRGQQPAEEDNSEKPIGSNMQRHQMRGAASGKESAGSQEENVEPAVPGRWGGHPGENSPSGSVQKTRKNQQKTPGNGDGGSNSEMPQPPRKERARADATVESEAALKKNRVDVEVEVKIPEELKPWLVEDWDLVTRQKQLFQLPAKENVDAILEEYAKCTKSQPSADNKEYAVDEVVGGIKEYFNVMLGTQLLYEFERPQYAEILLAHPDAPVSHIYGAPHLLRLFVRIGAMLAYMPLDEKSLSLLLGYLHDFLKHLAKNSASLFTARDYQVASAEYHRKAL comes from the coding sequence ATGAGTTCCAGAAAGCAGGCTTCTGAAACTCGTGGACAACAACCTGCTGAAGAAGACAACTCTGAGAAACCAATTGGAAGCAACATGCAGAGACATCAGATGAGAGGAGCTGCCTCAGGAAAGGAGTCAGCTGGTTCCCAGGAAGAGAATGTTGAACCAGCTGTTCCAGGAAGATGGGGAGGTCACCCTGGTGAGAACTCCCCTTCTGGTTCAgtgcagaagacaaggaagaaccAGCAGAAGACTCCTGGCAATGGAGATGGTGGCAGTAACAGCGAAATGCCCCAGCCCCCACGGAAGGAAAGGGCACGAGCCGATGCCACTGTGGAGAGTGAGGCGGCGTTGAAGAAGAACAGAGTggatgtggaagtggaagtgaagatTCCTGAAGAATTAAAGCCATGGCTGGTGGAGGACTGGGACTTGGTTACTAGGCAGAAGCAGTTGTTCCAACTCCCTGCTAAAGAGAATGTAGATGCCATTCTTGAGGAGTATGCCAAGTGTACCAAGTCCCAGCCAAGTGCTGACAATAAGGAGTATGCAGTTGATGAAGTTGTGGGTGGGATAAAAGAGTATTTCAATGTgatgctgggcactcagctgcTCTACGAGTTTGAAAGGCCCCAGTATGCTGAGATCCTGCTGGCTCACCCTGATGCGCCAGTGTCACACATCTATGGGGCACCACACCTACTGAGATTATTTGTGAGAATTGGGGCAATGTTGGCCTATATGCCCCTCGATGAGAAAAGCCTGTCATTACTGCTGGGctatttgcatgatttccttaagcATCTGGCAAAGAATTCTGCTTCGCTGTTTACTGCCAGAGATTACCAAGTGGCTTCTGCTGAGTATCACCGCAAAGCCCTGTGA
- the LOC132650036 gene encoding mortality factor 4-like protein 2 isoform X2: MSSRKQASETRGQQPAEEDNSEKPIGSNMQRHQMRGAASGKESAGSQEENVEPKTRKNQQKTPGNGDGGSNSEMPQPPRKERARADATVESEAALKKNRVDVEVEVKIPEELKPWLVEDWDLVTRQKQLFQLPAKENVDAILEEYAKCTKSQPSADNKEYAVDEVVGGIKEYFNVMLGTQLLYEFERPQYAEILLAHPDAPVSHIYGAPHLLRLFVRIGAMLAYMPLDEKSLSLLLGYLHDFLKHLAKNSASLFTARDYQVASAEYHRKAL, encoded by the exons ATGAGTTCCAGAAAGCAGGCTTCTGAAACTCGTGGACAACAACCTGCTGAAGAAGACAACTCTGAGAAACCAATTGGAAGCAACATGCAGAGACATCAGATGAGAGGAGCTGCCTCAGGAAAGGAGTCAGCTGGTTCCCAGGAAGAGAATGTTGAACCA aagacaaggaagaaccAGCAGAAGACTCCTGGCAATGGAGATGGTGGCAGTAACAGCGAAATGCCCCAGCCCCCACGGAAGGAAAGGGCACGAGCCGATGCCACTGTGGAGAGTGAGGCGGCGTTGAAGAAGAACAGAGTggatgtggaagtggaagtgaagatTCCTGAAGAATTAAAGCCATGGCTGGTGGAGGACTGGGACTTGGTTACTAGGCAGAAGCAGTTGTTCCAACTCCCTGCTAAAGAGAATGTAGATGCCATTCTTGAGGAGTATGCCAAGTGTACCAAGTCCCAGCCAAGTGCTGACAATAAGGAGTATGCAGTTGATGAAGTTGTGGGTGGGATAAAAGAGTATTTCAATGTgatgctgggcactcagctgcTCTACGAGTTTGAAAGGCCCCAGTATGCTGAGATCCTGCTGGCTCACCCTGATGCGCCAGTGTCACACATCTATGGGGCACCACACCTACTGAGATTATTTGTGAGAATTGGGGCAATGTTGGCCTATATGCCCCTCGATGAGAAAAGCCTGTCATTACTGCTGGGctatttgcatgatttccttaagcATCTGGCAAAGAATTCTGCTTCGCTGTTTACTGCCAGAGATTACCAAGTGGCTTCTGCTGAGTATCACCGCAAAGCCCTGTGA